A section of the Pseudomonas sp. Q1-7 genome encodes:
- a CDS encoding DeoR/GlpR family DNA-binding transcription regulator, whose translation MNLGPRQQDILDLTRERGYVSIDELAQAFAVTPQTIRRDINQLAEHGLLRRTHGGAASEASSTQNTAYAMRAGQNRDEKQRIAEAVAEYIPDHASLFINIGTTTEAIARELMGHKGLKVITNNLHVAAQLADKPDFEVLVAGGTVRSDGGIVGQAAVDFIQQFKVDYALVGISGIDEDGSLLDFDYQEVRVSQAIIDNARQVFLAADSSKFGRNAVVRLGSIALVDRLFTDHQPSPALTRLLAEHKVHLERV comes from the coding sequence ATGAACCTGGGCCCACGGCAACAAGACATCCTCGACCTCACCCGTGAGCGTGGCTACGTCAGCATCGACGAGCTGGCCCAGGCTTTCGCCGTCACCCCGCAGACGATCCGCCGCGACATCAACCAGCTCGCCGAGCACGGCCTGCTGCGACGCACCCATGGCGGTGCCGCCAGCGAAGCCTCGAGCACCCAGAACACCGCCTACGCCATGCGCGCCGGGCAGAACCGCGACGAGAAGCAACGCATCGCCGAGGCGGTGGCCGAGTACATTCCCGACCACGCCTCGCTGTTCATCAACATCGGCACCACCACCGAGGCCATCGCCCGCGAACTCATGGGCCACAAGGGCCTGAAGGTGATCACCAACAACCTGCACGTGGCCGCGCAGTTGGCCGATAAACCCGACTTCGAGGTGCTGGTGGCCGGCGGCACAGTGCGCAGCGACGGTGGCATCGTCGGCCAGGCGGCGGTGGATTTCATCCAGCAGTTCAAGGTCGACTACGCCCTGGTGGGCATCAGCGGCATCGACGAAGACGGCAGCCTGCTGGACTTCGACTACCAGGAAGTGCGCGTTTCCCAGGCCATCATCGACAACGCCCGGCAGGTGTTCCTCGCCGCCGATTCCAGCAAGTTCGGGCGTAATGCCGTGGTACGCCTGGGCTCCATCGCCCTGGTCGACCGCCTGTTCACCGACCACCAACCGTCCCCCGCCCTGACCCGCCTGCTGGCCGAGCACAAGGTACACCTCGAGCGGGTCTGA
- the ybaK gene encoding Cys-tRNA(Pro) deacylase, with translation MTPAIDLLKKAKAEHKVLSYAHDPKAPSYGLEAAEKLNLDPARVFKTLLAVTEKGELLVAVVPVAGSLDLKALAQAAGVKKTEMADPGQAQRSTGYLVGGISPLGQKKRLRTFIDSTARHFDSIHVSAGRRGLEVELAADTLATHTQGQFADIGRP, from the coding sequence ATGACTCCCGCCATCGATCTGCTGAAGAAAGCCAAGGCTGAGCACAAGGTGCTCAGTTACGCCCATGACCCCAAGGCGCCGTCCTATGGCCTGGAAGCCGCCGAGAAGCTCAACCTGGACCCGGCACGGGTGTTCAAGACCCTGCTGGCCGTCACCGAGAAGGGTGAGCTGCTGGTGGCCGTGGTGCCGGTGGCGGGCAGCCTGGACCTGAAAGCCCTGGCGCAGGCGGCGGGGGTGAAGAAAACCGAGATGGCCGACCCCGGTCAGGCCCAGCGCAGCACCGGCTACCTGGTGGGGGGCATCAGCCCGCTGGGGCAGAAGAAGCGCCTGCGCACCTTCATCGACAGCACGGCGCGCCACTTCGACAGCATCCATGTCAGCGCCGGACGGCGTGGACTGGAGGTGGAGCTGGCCGCCGATACCCTGGCCACCCACACCCAGGGCCAGTTCGCCGATATCGGCCGCCCCTGA